In one Gopherus evgoodei ecotype Sinaloan lineage chromosome 1, rGopEvg1_v1.p, whole genome shotgun sequence genomic region, the following are encoded:
- the PSMG1 gene encoding proteasome assembly chaperone 1, with product MATFFGEVVAAPSRAGVDEEEEVAGEREETPEDREIRRELEKKREVHILWSSKLSASTGSFTDEQFPCSKFILAIGHNSVAFLSSFVLNSGCWEAAGSVKLWNEWCRTSNTTSVLPTDAFCLFYKLISDPTVLLCQCNCYVAEDQQYQWLEKVFGCMREEDLQVTILSTCPLTDYKTPESTLTLPSPFLKALKTKDFKETTCCPLLEQPNIVQGLPAAVLSYCQVWQIPAVLYQCYTDVIKLDTVTIEAFKPVLSSKNLKSLVKDMSKSAEILKKLVTTNEIHNNIYT from the exons ATGGCGACGTTCTTCGGGGAGGTGGTGGCGGCGCCGTCCCGGGCGGGGgtggacgaggaggaggaggtggcgggGGAGCGCGAGGAGACGCCCGAGGACCGCGAGATCCGCAGGGAGCTGGAGAagaaaag GGAGGTCCACATCCTTTGGAGTTCAAAGTTAAGTGCATCTACTGGAAGCTTTACAGATGAGCAGTTTCCTTGCTCTAAGTTTATATTGGCGATAGGACATAATTCTGTAG CTTTCCTGTCCTCATTTGTTCTGAATTCTGGATGCTGGGAAGCAGCTGGCTCTGTCAAATTGTGGAACGAGTGGTGCAGAACATCAAATACAACAAGTGTTCTTCCAACAGATGCTTTCTGTTTGTTCTACAAATTAATATCTGATCCAACA GTATTGTTGTGCCAGTGCAATTGCTATGTGGCTGAAGATCAGCAATATCAATGGCTTGAAAAG GTTTTTGGCTGTATGCGGGAGGAGGATCTGCAAGTAACCATTCTTTCAACATGTCCTCTAACTGATTATAAAACCCCTGAATCCACTTTAACGCTTCCTTCTCCTTTTCTGAAAGCTTTAAAGACAAAAGACTTCAAAGAGACCACCTGTTGTCCACTGCTGGAGCAGCCAAATATTGTACAGGGTCTCCCTGCTGCTG TTCTGAGTTATTGTCAAGTATGGCAGATTCCTGCAGTGCTGTATCAGTGTTACACGGATGTCATCAAACTGGACACTGTTACAATTGAAGCATTCAAGCCTGTGCTTTCTTCTAAGAATCTAAAGAGTTTAGTCAAG GATATGTCCAAAAGTGCAGAGATACTGAAGAAATTAGTGACAACCAATGAAATTCATAATAACATCTATACATAA